The region GTCTGAATACCTCCCTCACCGCCTCACCACCAAAACATAACCATTCAATATTACAACAACAATTAGTTTGGCACACCACATGCAGTACGTCTGCATACCTAAGAAACCAGGCATGCATACAACAGAGACAGGGACGATACTTGGCAAAGGCGCCAACCATTCAACCGAAATGGCGCGCCTTTTTTATTGGGGGGCCGACAGGCCGCCCATGGAAAAGTGAGGGATATCATGGCAAAGCCCGACTGGTACGACACAACCGACTGCGAAACCCACGACAAGGGCGCGCCGAAGTTCTGCAAGAAATCCGAACCCGGCGAAGGCACGGAACGCTCCTGCGCCTACGACGGCGCCCGCGTCGTCTTGATGCCCATTACCGACGTGATCCACCTGGTGCACGGCCCCATCGCCTGCGCCGGCAACTCCTGGGACAACCGCGGCGCCCGTTCGTCCGGATCGCAGCTCTTCCGGCGGGGCTTCACCACCGAGATGCTGGAGAACGACGTCATCTTCGGCGGCGAAAAGAAGCTTTACAAGGCCATCCTGGACCTGGCGGAACGCTACAAGGGGCAAGCCAACGCCATGTTCGTCTACGCCACCTGCGTGACCGCCATGACCGGCGACGACGTGGAGGCGGTGTGCAAGGCTGCGGCGGAGAAGACCTCCATCCCCATCATCCCGGTCAACACCCCCGGCTTTATCGGCGACAAGAACATCGGCAACCGCCTGGCCGGCGAGATCCTGTTCAAACACGTGGTCGGCACGGCCGAACCCCCGGTGTTGGGCGACTACCCCATCAACCTGATCGGCGAGTACAACATCGCCGGCGACCTGTGGGGCATGCTGCCGCTCTTCAACCGCCTGGGCATCCAGATCCTCTCCTGCATCAGCGGGGACGCCAAATTCCAGGAGCTGCGCTACGCCCACCGGGCGAAGCTCAACATCATCATCTGCTCCAAATCCCTGACGAACCTGGCCAAGAAGATGCAGAAAACCTACGGCATGCCCTACCTGGAAGAGTCCTTTTACGGCATGACCGATACGGCCAAGGCGCTCAGGGACATTGCCCGGGAACTGGATAATGCGGTCAACGGCCTGGAGAAGCGGACCATGCAGGACCGGGTGGAGAAGCTGCTGGTGGAGGAAGAGGAGTTGTGCCGCCAGCGCATCGCCCCCTATCGCGCGCGGCTGGAAGGGAAGCGGGCCGTGCTGTTCACCGGCGGCGTCAAGACCTGGTCCATGGTCAACTCCCTGCGGGAACTGGGAGTGGAAATCCTGGCGGCCGGTACCCAGAATTCGACCCTGGAAGACTTCTACCGCATGAAAAGCCTGATGCACAAGGACGCCAGGATCATCGAGGACACCTCCACCGCCGGGCTTCTGGGGGTCATGGCCGAAAAACTGCCGGACCTGATCGTGGCCGGCGGCAAAACAAAATACCTGGCGCTCAAGACCAAGACCCCATTCCTGGACATCAACCATGGCCGCTCCCACCCCTACGCCGGTTACGAGGGGATGGTGACCTTCGCCCGCCAACTCGACCTGACGGTCAACAACCCGATCTGGCCGGTGGTGAACGCCCCGGCTCCGTGGGAAAAGAGCGAGGACGAGTTCGCCGCCGATGTCGCTGCGGCCGCGGGGCACGCCGCCACCTTCCTGGCCGAGGATATTTCCGCCTCGCGGGTCAAAGTCGCCACCAAATGCGCCACGGTCAACCCCCAGAAAAACTCCCCGGCCCTGGGCGCAACCATGGCCTACATGGGGATCGATAACATGCTCGCCCTCCTGCACGGCGCCCAGGGGTGCTCCACCTTCATACGCCTGCAGCTGGCGCGTCACTACAAGGAGTCCATCGCCCTCAACTGTACCGCCATGAGCGAGGATACAGCCATCTTCGGCGGCTGGGAGAACCTCAAGAAGGGGATCAAGCGGGTGATCGACAAATTCGGGCCCCGGGTGGTGGGCATCATGACCTCCGGCCTGACCGAAACCATGGGTGACGACGTGCAGAGCGCCATCGTCCACTTCCGCCAGGAAAACCCCGAGTATGCCGACGTGCCCGTTGTGTGGGCATCCACCCCCGACTACTGCGGTTCCCTGCAGGAAGGGTACGCCGCCACCGTGGAAGCGATCCTCGCCACCCTGCCGGAAGGGGGGCCGGCCATCGAGCGGCAGGTGAACCTGCTGCCGGGCGCCCACCTCACACCCGCCGACGTGGAGGAGATCAAGGAACTGGTCGAATCCTTCGGCCTGACCGTGCTGACCATCCCTGACATCGCCAACGCCATGGACGGCCACGTTGACGACGAGGTTTCACCCCTCTCCACCGGTGGCATCACGGTGGATGCGATCCGCACGGCGGGCAGGAGCGTCGCGACCGTCTATATCGGCGACTCCCTGGCCAAGGCGGGCCTGAAGCTCCAGGAACGGTTCGGCATCCCGGCCTACGGATTCAACTCCCTGACCGGCCTGGCCGAGACCGACCGCTTCATGGAGACGCTCAGCGCCATCGCCGGGCTTCCCATACCGGAAAAACACCGCCGCTGGCGGAGCCGCCTGATGGACGCCATGCTGGACAGCCACTACCAGTTCGGCAGCAAAAAGGTAGCCCTGGCCCTGGAGTCGGACGCCCTCAAGGCCCTGACCACCTTCCTGAGCGGCATGGGGTGCGAGATCCAGGCGGCCCTCAGCGCCACCCGGACCCGCGGGCTGGACGGACTGCCGAGCGCCAACGTCGCCGTGGGCGATCTGGAGGACCTGGAAGAGGCGGCCGAGGGCGTCGATCTGCTGGTGGCCAACTCCAACGGCCGTCAGGCGGCCGGCAAGCTCAAGATCGGGGCGCATCTGCGGGCGGGAGTGCCGGTCTTCGACCGCCTGGGCGCTCACCAGAAGGTATGGGTCGGCTATCGGGGGACCATGAACCTGGTCTTCGAGGCGGCCAATCTCTTTCAGGCCAATGCCAAGGAAGCGTTGCGAGTGGCCCATAACTGACGGGCAATTTCCTGCGGGGCACCCCCCGGGGCAGACAAGGAGCAAACCATGAAAATAGCGTTCACCACTTCAACCGGCGAGATGATCGACCAACACTTCGGCCAGTGCCAAAGTTTTCACATCTGGGAGGTCGGCCCGGACGAGGCGGGATTCCTCACGACCATCAGCGCCATCACCACGGCCGAAGACGAGGAAGACCGCATCATGGCCCGGGCCACCGCCATCGCCGACTGCGCCATCGTTTATACCATGCAGATCGGCGGCCCGGCGGCGGCCAAACTGGTCGCCAGGAAGATCCACCCCATGAAGACCGGCGCGGAGGTCAGCCTGAAGGAGACCGTTGAACGGCTTCAGGAAGTGCTGCGCGGCAACCCGCCGCCATGGCTCAGAAAGGCAATGAACAAGGAACAGGCCACCTCGTTCCTGGAAGATTGACCAACCCGCACGGAACAGACGCCACACCACACACCATAACGGAGGAAAGCACCATGTCTTACATCACCGCCCTGACCAAGAACAAGCAGGAATGGACCCCCCAATTCATCAAGTCCATCGACGAAGAGCTCTGTATCGGCTGCGGCCGCTGCTTCAAAGTCTGCGCCCACGACGTCCTGGCCTTCGAGGAACTGGACGAGGACGACTCGGCCAAGATGTTCATGAAGATCGAGAACGACGGCAACTGTATCGGCTGCCAGGCGTGCGGCCGCACCTGTTCCAAGAAGTGCTTTACCTTTGAGCCGATCGCACTGTAGAGGGACGGCCGGGGTCCGGCAGGTGTGAAAAATCTGCCGGATTGCGGCAAGGAGGTGGTATGCTCATCGCGGTCGCATCCAAGGACGGCAAGGAAATCAACCAGCACTTCGGCCATGCCGAGCGTTTTTTGATCTATGACGTGGAGCAGAATGAGGCCAGGCTGGTTGATGAGAAAAAGGTGGAGCGCTACTGCAGCTTCAACCCGGAGAATCCGTTGCGCGGCCACGCCCTGAGAGGGATTGCCGAGGCGCTTACGGGGTGCCGGGCGGTGGTGACGGCCCAGATGGGCGAACACCCCCAGGGTGAACTGGAGAAGCTGGGGATTACCCCCTTCGCGGTATCCGGCCCCATCAAGGCCACGCTGGTGGAACTGGCAAAGGTCCTGTAGCCGAAACCCTGCCCGTTTGGGCGAGCATTCTTTCACAATGAGGTGATAACCTGTGGAAAACGGTTCTTTCAACTACTGCAACCTGCCGCCGTGGGTTATCGCCTCGCGCCACTTCAACGAAAATCCCCAACCGCTGGAGATCCAGGGCGTCAAGGAGGGCAACCGCTTCCTGTTCGAGAAGCTGGCCGCCATCCCCTCCCAGGAGGAGCGCGCCCTGGTCTTCAACGACTTCATGTCGGTCAAATTCCAGCTCCACAACTGGCAGGACCAGGCCACCGACACCGCCCGCAAAAGCATCAAGAACAGTTACCTGCGCTTCCTGCGCGGCTGGATGATGGATTCCAACTCCATCGAGGGGGCGGTGCTCAAACGCTGGGTCGAGAGCCGCATGGGCATCACCCCCACCTTCCACCGCGCCAGGATTTCCGACATCCACAGCGAGGCGTATTTCAACTACTCGGTGGATGTCATGAAGGGAAGCGCCCGCACCAACGCCATCCAGTCCCAACTGGACCTGCTCTACGAATACTGCCAGTTTGAGCTGGCCCGCAAGTACCCGGCAGCCCTCGCCATCCCCCTCTACCGGGGCACCTACGACGCCAATGAACACAGCATCCTGGAGCAGACCGGCAAACGGGAACAGATCGTTCGTCTCAACAACCTGGTTTCCTTCACCTCGGACGAGGAACGGGCCTGGGAGTTCGGTTCCACGGTGTGGCGGGTCCAGGTGCCACTCAGCAAGATCTTCTTTTACAACGACCTGTTGCCCGGCAGCATCATGAAGGGGGAGGGAGAGTACCTCATCATCGGCGGCGAATATCGGGTGCGTCAGGTGATGTGCACGCTCTAATCCCGCGACGGACAGGCCCCCTTGGGAAAGCGCGGCACCCCCAGCTTTCCCAGGAGAGTGAACATCGGGCAGAACTGGGTGAAGCCGGACTGGAACAGGTTGAGGCCGACGAAGCCGGTGAACCAGAGCCAGTAGGGTGAATGGAAATGGGCCAGCAGCAGCGAAACAATGATAAATGATCCCGCGATGATACGGACCACCCTCTCGACGTAATATTCTTCTTTCATGTGTGTTTCTCCTCTGTTTCTCCGGGGGGACACCTTCCCCTCACCCGGCCTTTGGGCACCCTCTCCCCTGGGGAGAGGGCAAAATGTATACCCTTCTCCTTCGGGGAGAAGGTGCCCCGAAGGGGCGGATGAGGGGCGAGGGAGTCATGCCGATTTCGCTTTCTCAACGCCGCGACAGCATCTCCGCTATCTTCCCCGCCACCTCACCCGTCAATACGGGGCAGATGCCCTTGTCGTTGGTGGCGCGGATGGTCTTGCAGCAGGTGGCGCCGTACTTCTCCCTGAACCAGGTATGGAGTTCCCGGGGCAGATGGGTGATCCGCCTCTTGTCCTCCTTCAGCACCAGCCCCAGGGCCACGGTGCCGCCCGACACGGCGCCGCAGATGCAGCCGGAGCCGGAACCGGCACCGAAACCGCTGGCCATCTGCACCACCTCTTCGGGCAGGTCGGGACGGAAATGGTTTCTGACAACCGCCAGCACGGCCTCGGCGCAGTGGTATTTTCCCGAACGGTACAGCGCCTCGGCCTCGCTGCGGCACTGTTCGGTCACTTCCACCCCTTCCGCCGCCGTTTGTTTGTTTTTCGACCAGAACATGCAATCCTCTCTCGGACGTCGATATGCGGATGAACAGGATTAAGGCCCGGTGAAACCGGTTTCTGCTCATCCCTGTTTCATTATACCTCGTGCTGCCCGGTCTTGGTATGCCGTTCCTTCCAGCTCTGCACCAGATAGTACAGGATCGGGATGGTCACCCGCGACAGGGTCGTGGAGGCGATCTCGCCGCACATCATGGCGATGGCCAGCCCCTGGAAGATCGGATCGAAGACGATCACGAAGCTCCCCACCACCACGGCCGCCCCGGTCAGGAGCATGGGGCGGAAGCGTACCGCTCCGGCCTCGATGATCGCCTCGTCCAGAGGCATCCCCTCCCGGCGCTTCATCTCGGCAAAGTCGATCAGGATAATGGAGTTGCGCACGATGATACCGGCCAGGGCGATGAAGCCGATCATGGAGGTGGCGGTGAAGAACGCCCCGAACAGGGCGTGCCCCGGCAGGATGCCGATCAGGGTCAGGGGGATGGGGGCCATGATCACCAGGGGGGTGGTAAAGTCCCTGAACCAGGCCACCACCAGGATGTAGATCAGCACCATCACCGCCCCGAAGGCGATGCCCAGGTCCCGGAAGACCTCATAGGTGATGTGCCATTCACCGTCCCATTTCATGCCCACGTGCTCCTCGCTCCAGGGCTGCCGGGAGGCCAGCACCTGGATCTTTGCGCCATCCGGCGTCGGCAGGGCCGCGATCTCCCTGCGGACCTTGAGGATGGCGTAGACCGGGGCCTCGATCTCGCCGGCCACGTCACCGATCACGTAGACCACATTCTTCAGGTTTTTGCGGTACAGCGTCTCTTCCTCGGCCCCGGTGACGACCCGCACCAGTTGGGAGAGCGGCACGTTGCCCCGGGGACCGGGGAGCTGGATGGACGAGAGGTCGGCCACGGAGCTTCTCTGGGAGACCGGCAGGCGCAGGTTGATGGTGACCGGCTCCTTTGCCCGGGGCAGGTGCAGCAGCCCCACATCCTCCCCGCCCAGGGCGATCTGGAGCGTCCGCGCCACATCCTCCACCGGGATACCGGCCAGGGCCGCCTTCTCCCGGTCGACGGCCAGGGTCACCTTCGGCCGGTCGTCCTCCCGGTACCAGTCCACGTCAACCACCCCGGCGGTCCGGGCCAGGATCGCCTTGACCCTGGCGGCGACCCCCGCACGGGCGGCGTCATCCGGACCGTAGATCTCGGCCACCAGGGTCGAGAGCACCGGTGGGCCGGGGGGGATCTCCGCCACCTTGACCCGCGCCCCGTACCGGTCGGCAATCGTCTTCACAAGGGGGCGGATACGCTTGGCAATGGCATGGGACTGGTCCGTGCGTTCATCCTTGGGCAGCAGGTTCACCTGGATATCGGCCAGGTTCGCACCTTTGCGCAGGTAGTAGTGGCGCACCAGGCCGTTGAAGTTGAAGGGCGCGCTGGTGCCGATGTAGAGCTGGAAATCGCTGACCTCGGGCACACTCCGCAGGGCATCCCCCATCTCGCGGGCAATGCGGGCGGTCTGCTCCAGCGGGGTTCCGTCCGGCGCGTCGATGATCACCTGCAACTCGTTCTTGTTGTCGAAGGGGAGCATCTTGACCGTGACGGCCTTGAACCAGATGAGCGAGCAGGAGAGGAGCAGCAGGACCACCACCCCCGCCAGAAAACCGGAGCGCAGGGTGACGTTGTGGATCAGAGCCCCCATGCCCCTGCGGTAAAAGGCGGTCAGCTTCGAATCCTCGGGTGCCTCGCCGGAACCGAAATGGGACTCCCCCTTCATGAAACGGTAGGCAAAGTAGGGGGTGACGATAAAGGCGATCAGCATGGAGAACAGCATGGCCATGCTGGCCCCCACCGGAATGGGGCGCATGTACGGCCCCATCAGCCCGCCCACGAAACCCATGGGCAGGATCGACGCGATCACCGCGAAGGTGGCCAGCACCGTCGGATTGCCGATCTCGTCCACCGCGCGGACGGCGGCCTCCAGCGGCTTGAGCACCGTGGTGGTGAAGTAGCGGTGGATGTTCTCCACCACCACGATGGCGTCGTCCACCAGGATGCCGATGGAGAAGATCAGGGCGAACAGGGTGATGCGGTTGAGCGTGTAGCCGATCAGGTAGAAGATCAGCATGGTCAGGGCCAACGTGACCGGGATGGCTATGGCGGCCACCGCTCCGGCCCGCCACCCCATGAACAGGGCGATCAGGATCGTGACCGAGAGCGCCGCCAGGAACATGTGGAACAGGAGTTCGTTGTTCTTTTCCCTGGCGGTTTCGCCGTAGTTGCGGGTTACGGTGACCTGCACATCCGAGGGGATCACTTTCCCCTTGAGCGCCTCGACCTTTTTCAGCAGATCCTCGGCCACCCAGGTCGCGTTGGCCCCCTTGCGTTTGGCGATGGAGACGGTCACCGCGGCATAGTCCTGCTTGGGATCGCCGGTCAGGCCCTTGGCACGGGCTCCCGGCCCCAACCCCATGAAAACATAGGTATCCGGGACCTTCGCCCCGTCGGTCACCTGGGCCACGTCGGCCAGATATACCGGCTTGCCGTTGTACACCCCCACCACGAGACGCCTGACCGCGTCGTCGCTCTCCAGGAAATTGCCAGTTTCCACCAGCACCTCCCGATTGCCGCTGGTGAAGGAGCCGGAGGCGAACTCGGCATTGCCCCTGCGCAGGGCCGCCGCCACCTGGAGGGGGGAGAGGCCGTAACCGGCCAGTCGCGGGGCGTCCAGCACGACCCGCACCTGGCGCGTCAGCCCCCCCTTGATCTCGGTTTCGGCGGCATTCTCCCCCTTCCTCAGGTCGTCGCAGACCTCCCGGGCCAGGGTGCGGAGGGTGGCGTGATCGTAGCGCGAAGACCAGAGGGTCAGGGTCATGATGGGGACGTCGTCGATGGATTTCGGCACCACCAGCGGCTCGCCGGCCCCCGGGGGGAGGATGCCGCGGTTGCTCATGACCTTGTTGTAGAGCTTGACCAGCGACTCTTCCATGGGCTGCCCCACCAGGAAGCGCACCGTAACGATCCCCATACCGGGGCGGCTCATGGAATAGAGGTATTCGACCCCCTTGATCTCCCAGAGTTTGCCTTCGAAGGGCTTCACCACCCGCTCCTGCACCTCCTGGGGAGAGGAGCCGGGGAGAGGGAGATAGATATCCACCATGGGCACGACGATCTGGGGCTCTTCCTCCCGGGGGGTCATCTTGACCGCAAAGACGCCCAGAAGGAGCGAGGCCGCAACGATCAGCGGCGTCAGTTTGGAGTCGATGAAGGCGTGGGCGATTTTTCCGGCAAAACCGAGGCGTTCCATGAGCTATTCCACCTTCGCCCCTTCGCTGACCTTCTCCACCCCGGAGAGCACCACCCGCTCGCCGTCGGCAAGGCCGGAGACGATCTCCACCTTGCCGCCGACGGCTTTGCCGGTCTTCACCAGCCGCATGCGG is a window of Geobacter sp. FeAm09 DNA encoding:
- a CDS encoding bifunctional nitrogenase iron-molybdenum cofactor biosynthesis protein NifEN, translated to MAKPDWYDTTDCETHDKGAPKFCKKSEPGEGTERSCAYDGARVVLMPITDVIHLVHGPIACAGNSWDNRGARSSGSQLFRRGFTTEMLENDVIFGGEKKLYKAILDLAERYKGQANAMFVYATCVTAMTGDDVEAVCKAAAEKTSIPIIPVNTPGFIGDKNIGNRLAGEILFKHVVGTAEPPVLGDYPINLIGEYNIAGDLWGMLPLFNRLGIQILSCISGDAKFQELRYAHRAKLNIIICSKSLTNLAKKMQKTYGMPYLEESFYGMTDTAKALRDIARELDNAVNGLEKRTMQDRVEKLLVEEEELCRQRIAPYRARLEGKRAVLFTGGVKTWSMVNSLRELGVEILAAGTQNSTLEDFYRMKSLMHKDARIIEDTSTAGLLGVMAEKLPDLIVAGGKTKYLALKTKTPFLDINHGRSHPYAGYEGMVTFARQLDLTVNNPIWPVVNAPAPWEKSEDEFAADVAAAAGHAATFLAEDISASRVKVATKCATVNPQKNSPALGATMAYMGIDNMLALLHGAQGCSTFIRLQLARHYKESIALNCTAMSEDTAIFGGWENLKKGIKRVIDKFGPRVVGIMTSGLTETMGDDVQSAIVHFRQENPEYADVPVVWASTPDYCGSLQEGYAATVEAILATLPEGGPAIERQVNLLPGAHLTPADVEEIKELVESFGLTVLTIPDIANAMDGHVDDEVSPLSTGGITVDAIRTAGRSVATVYIGDSLAKAGLKLQERFGIPAYGFNSLTGLAETDRFMETLSAIAGLPIPEKHRRWRSRLMDAMLDSHYQFGSKKVALALESDALKALTTFLSGMGCEIQAALSATRTRGLDGLPSANVAVGDLEDLEEAAEGVDLLVANSNGRQAAGKLKIGAHLRAGVPVFDRLGAHQKVWVGYRGTMNLVFEAANLFQANAKEALRVAHN
- the nifX gene encoding nitrogen fixation protein NifX, whose translation is MKIAFTTSTGEMIDQHFGQCQSFHIWEVGPDEAGFLTTISAITTAEDEEDRIMARATAIADCAIVYTMQIGGPAAAKLVARKIHPMKTGAEVSLKETVERLQEVLRGNPPPWLRKAMNKEQATSFLED
- the fdxB gene encoding ferredoxin III, nif-specific produces the protein MSYITALTKNKQEWTPQFIKSIDEELCIGCGRCFKVCAHDVLAFEELDEDDSAKMFMKIENDGNCIGCQACGRTCSKKCFTFEPIAL
- a CDS encoding NifB/NifX family molybdenum-iron cluster-binding protein codes for the protein MLIAVASKDGKEINQHFGHAERFLIYDVEQNEARLVDEKKVERYCSFNPENPLRGHALRGIAEALTGCRAVVTAQMGEHPQGELEKLGITPFAVSGPIKATLVELAKVL
- a CDS encoding NAD(+)--dinitrogen-reductase ADP-D-ribosyltransferase — translated: MENGSFNYCNLPPWVIASRHFNENPQPLEIQGVKEGNRFLFEKLAAIPSQEERALVFNDFMSVKFQLHNWQDQATDTARKSIKNSYLRFLRGWMMDSNSIEGAVLKRWVESRMGITPTFHRARISDIHSEAYFNYSVDVMKGSARTNAIQSQLDLLYEYCQFELARKYPAALAIPLYRGTYDANEHSILEQTGKREQIVRLNNLVSFTSDEERAWEFGSTVWRVQVPLSKIFFYNDLLPGSIMKGEGEYLIIGGEYRVRQVMCTL
- a CDS encoding DUF2892 domain-containing protein; amino-acid sequence: MKEEYYVERVVRIIAGSFIIVSLLLAHFHSPYWLWFTGFVGLNLFQSGFTQFCPMFTLLGKLGVPRFPKGACPSRD
- a CDS encoding C-GCAxxG-C-C family protein; its protein translation is MFWSKNKQTAAEGVEVTEQCRSEAEALYRSGKYHCAEAVLAVVRNHFRPDLPEEVVQMASGFGAGSGSGCICGAVSGGTVALGLVLKEDKRRITHLPRELHTWFREKYGATCCKTIRATNDKGICPVLTGEVAGKIAEMLSRR
- a CDS encoding efflux RND transporter permease subunit, encoding MERLGFAGKIAHAFIDSKLTPLIVAASLLLGVFAVKMTPREEEPQIVVPMVDIYLPLPGSSPQEVQERVVKPFEGKLWEIKGVEYLYSMSRPGMGIVTVRFLVGQPMEESLVKLYNKVMSNRGILPPGAGEPLVVPKSIDDVPIMTLTLWSSRYDHATLRTLAREVCDDLRKGENAAETEIKGGLTRQVRVVLDAPRLAGYGLSPLQVAAALRRGNAEFASGSFTSGNREVLVETGNFLESDDAVRRLVVGVYNGKPVYLADVAQVTDGAKVPDTYVFMGLGPGARAKGLTGDPKQDYAAVTVSIAKRKGANATWVAEDLLKKVEALKGKVIPSDVQVTVTRNYGETAREKNNELLFHMFLAALSVTILIALFMGWRAGAVAAIAIPVTLALTMLIFYLIGYTLNRITLFALIFSIGILVDDAIVVVENIHRYFTTTVLKPLEAAVRAVDEIGNPTVLATFAVIASILPMGFVGGLMGPYMRPIPVGASMAMLFSMLIAFIVTPYFAYRFMKGESHFGSGEAPEDSKLTAFYRRGMGALIHNVTLRSGFLAGVVVLLLLSCSLIWFKAVTVKMLPFDNKNELQVIIDAPDGTPLEQTARIAREMGDALRSVPEVSDFQLYIGTSAPFNFNGLVRHYYLRKGANLADIQVNLLPKDERTDQSHAIAKRIRPLVKTIADRYGARVKVAEIPPGPPVLSTLVAEIYGPDDAARAGVAARVKAILARTAGVVDVDWYREDDRPKVTLAVDREKAALAGIPVEDVARTLQIALGGEDVGLLHLPRAKEPVTINLRLPVSQRSSVADLSSIQLPGPRGNVPLSQLVRVVTGAEEETLYRKNLKNVVYVIGDVAGEIEAPVYAILKVRREIAALPTPDGAKIQVLASRQPWSEEHVGMKWDGEWHITYEVFRDLGIAFGAVMVLIYILVVAWFRDFTTPLVIMAPIPLTLIGILPGHALFGAFFTATSMIGFIALAGIIVRNSIILIDFAEMKRREGMPLDEAIIEAGAVRFRPMLLTGAAVVVGSFVIVFDPIFQGLAIAMMCGEIASTTLSRVTIPILYYLVQSWKERHTKTGQHEV